Proteins from a single region of Candidatus Rubrimentiphilum sp.:
- a CDS encoding amidohydrolase family protein, protein MSRDLALVGGTIYANPKDEPIHDGVVLIDGETIAAVGPRANLMIPEGAETLDCSGLTITAGFWNSHVHFFERKWADAASIPAPELANQLQDAFTRFGFTSVFDLSSLWENTRRLRERVESGEVAGPRIRSTGEGLVAPGVVPSEQVLNTMGVMKTPLPEITDAAQAAAAAKKLLAEGVDGVKVFAPFPDGAVEAVVAEAHAAGKPAFAHVNTGVDVLTAARARVDVIAHTTPRSGPWDEAILAAMKDAQVALTPTLSIWKHFLRHDRISAQEQTIDTAVGQLRAWLATGGTVLFGTDLGAVGYDPTDEYALIEEAGMTFNQIVTSLTTAPAERFGESKRLGRIAPGFQADLVAFRSLSDVQYTLRAGKVTYAA, encoded by the coding sequence ATGTCTCGTGATCTAGCGCTGGTTGGCGGCACGATTTACGCCAATCCCAAGGACGAGCCCATCCACGACGGCGTCGTGCTGATTGACGGCGAGACGATCGCGGCCGTTGGTCCGCGCGCGAACCTTATGATTCCAGAAGGCGCGGAAACGCTGGATTGTTCGGGCCTAACAATTACGGCCGGCTTCTGGAACAGCCACGTGCATTTCTTTGAACGAAAATGGGCTGATGCCGCGAGCATTCCGGCGCCCGAACTTGCCAACCAGCTCCAGGACGCATTCACGCGGTTTGGATTTACGAGCGTCTTCGATCTCTCATCGTTGTGGGAAAACACCCGACGTCTTCGCGAGCGCGTCGAATCCGGCGAGGTTGCCGGGCCGCGCATTCGCTCGACCGGCGAGGGGCTCGTTGCCCCGGGCGTCGTTCCATCGGAGCAAGTGCTGAACACGATGGGCGTAATGAAGACGCCTCTTCCGGAAATTACCGACGCCGCGCAAGCCGCGGCGGCCGCCAAGAAACTCTTGGCTGAAGGTGTGGACGGCGTAAAAGTCTTTGCGCCGTTTCCTGACGGCGCCGTTGAAGCCGTCGTTGCTGAAGCGCACGCCGCCGGCAAACCCGCCTTCGCGCATGTGAACACAGGCGTCGACGTACTGACCGCGGCACGCGCCCGTGTCGACGTGATTGCGCATACCACACCCCGCTCTGGACCATGGGACGAAGCGATTCTTGCAGCTATGAAAGACGCTCAAGTCGCTCTCACGCCGACGCTGAGTATCTGGAAGCATTTTCTGCGTCACGATCGCATCTCAGCACAAGAGCAAACGATCGATACGGCGGTTGGGCAGTTACGCGCGTGGCTCGCAACTGGAGGAACGGTTCTCTTTGGAACTGATCTCGGCGCCGTCGGCTACGATCCGACCGACGAATATGCCCTGATAGAAGAAGCCGGGATGACCTTCAACCAGATTGTCACGTCGTTAACTACTGCGCCGGCGGAGCGCTTCGGCGAATCAAAACGACTAGGGCGAATTGCCCCAGGCTTTCAAGCGGATCTCGTCGCGTTCAGATCGCTATCAGACGTGCAGTACACGCTGCGCGCCGGTAAGGTTACCTATGCGGCCTGA
- a CDS encoding TonB-dependent receptor encodes MGHLRLWLALVLLMGSAGGAARAAGTTAVITVRDAKSHALLADAQVTITGGTFIATTTDDTGRVELDGVAPGTYDVTSWKPNYAPHADKFIVTGTAPVSLVVQLSLRLKQVAAVRAASTNPIAGIVVGGTPAQRIASSLSGAIDRSMGSQVLTANNDPNSPVTVSLHGHGTEQTAVMLEGVPLSPPGQTADLRTIGTGLFTSANVSFASTPLGAAGSVNFHAPSATTDLQHLAQTTYGSYNAFGNRYQVTGTSGKVGAVFEFNAQSQQSPLSSASHASDNGALLSLHDAVSPNFSLVGLALNRTYGADPVCALATTIQPCGLLPGSPTRGQFRLTTVGADFEFGAVAGNVKLFRTQNDRASLSTFTTAGGGYSFGFVTSAGQHTFTASGVSYHFNDMLAAATQPLQTAAGSYVSYALDDTFKANPKLTLTAGANLVQQPGLPLESAANLSALWRPAQSDSLTLTASSGGIQPSQKSVSAFTDPASAAYDCAAGNVVAGGPAQAPGKPTQQGLTLQVEHSTAKATYDVYLYDQIQRDQLLTTSVTAASQPPGFFPPGYLQSLNATWSLPGVCGAQPFAPNGVFISRQIAGTTQLFRGIDLSARMTVGHNSSVYGSYSVTGATLLAAPQLASSASTTPIGGQLPGVPQQRASLALDTLAIHSDLDFVTDLEYVAGGNPQHLPSYVTTNLGLEKRLGNGALTLTMTNVFNSFAGTYSSNANAVSVALSNGSSLLLPARPNAPRSFQLSYTIGSKPPQIDLEAQVAAAAAPPKERAGGGDAHLKEPPPGANTLEVRTDDPACTSDMRAAYATALHEIDLYRTALEHGTSLPTFTDLTLVPHRQSDGGYWLEIQYGKSFAPIRNFVQACAYITVLDYDTAVARKLGIAPYFTQSYAPQIGIYVVLPRTLKRGGGIIG; translated from the coding sequence ATGGGACATCTACGGCTTTGGCTCGCTTTGGTTTTGCTCATGGGTTCGGCGGGAGGAGCGGCACGCGCCGCGGGCACAACCGCCGTCATAACGGTGCGCGACGCGAAGTCGCACGCGCTGCTGGCGGACGCGCAAGTCACGATCACCGGCGGAACATTCATCGCGACCACCACGGATGACACGGGCCGCGTCGAACTCGACGGCGTTGCACCCGGCACGTACGACGTCACAAGCTGGAAGCCGAACTACGCTCCGCACGCCGACAAGTTTATCGTAACCGGAACTGCGCCGGTGAGTTTGGTCGTCCAACTCTCGCTCCGCCTGAAACAAGTTGCCGCCGTTCGCGCGGCTTCGACAAACCCGATTGCCGGCATCGTCGTCGGGGGAACGCCTGCGCAGAGGATCGCGTCGTCACTCAGCGGCGCCATCGACCGAAGCATGGGCTCGCAAGTTCTGACTGCAAACAACGATCCGAACTCGCCCGTCACCGTTTCGCTGCATGGACACGGTACCGAACAAACCGCCGTGATGCTCGAGGGTGTGCCGCTTTCTCCGCCCGGTCAGACTGCCGACTTACGCACGATCGGAACCGGTCTTTTCACGAGCGCCAATGTCTCGTTTGCGTCAACGCCGCTGGGCGCGGCAGGTTCCGTGAATTTTCATGCACCGTCAGCCACCACGGATCTGCAGCACCTCGCCCAAACGACTTACGGATCGTATAACGCTTTCGGCAATCGTTACCAGGTGACTGGAACCTCCGGCAAGGTCGGCGCAGTCTTCGAATTCAATGCGCAATCGCAGCAGAGCCCGCTAAGTAGCGCCTCCCATGCCAGCGACAACGGCGCGTTGCTTAGCCTGCACGACGCGGTCTCGCCTAACTTTTCGCTGGTCGGACTCGCGCTGAACCGGACGTACGGGGCGGATCCGGTCTGCGCGCTTGCAACGACGATTCAGCCCTGCGGCCTGCTGCCCGGAAGTCCGACGCGCGGGCAATTCCGTTTAACAACCGTTGGCGCGGACTTCGAATTCGGTGCGGTTGCCGGCAACGTAAAACTGTTTCGCACGCAGAACGATCGTGCGAGCCTTTCAACCTTTACGACCGCCGGCGGCGGCTATTCGTTCGGCTTCGTCACCTCGGCAGGGCAGCACACATTCACCGCGAGCGGCGTGTCATACCACTTTAACGACATGCTTGCAGCGGCCACGCAACCCTTACAAACCGCTGCCGGCAGCTACGTTTCGTACGCGCTCGACGATACTTTCAAAGCGAATCCTAAGCTGACGTTGACAGCCGGCGCGAATCTCGTACAGCAACCCGGGCTGCCGTTAGAATCTGCTGCCAATCTCAGCGCGCTGTGGCGGCCGGCGCAAAGCGATAGTCTGACGCTGACCGCGTCCAGCGGCGGCATTCAGCCCTCGCAGAAGAGCGTGAGCGCGTTTACCGATCCCGCGAGCGCAGCATATGATTGCGCAGCCGGAAATGTGGTTGCCGGCGGGCCCGCTCAAGCGCCGGGCAAACCGACGCAGCAAGGCCTCACCTTGCAAGTCGAACACTCCACCGCGAAAGCCACTTATGACGTCTATCTGTACGATCAAATTCAGCGCGACCAGCTGCTGACGACGTCAGTCACCGCTGCCTCGCAACCGCCGGGATTCTTTCCGCCGGGCTACCTGCAGTCATTAAATGCGACCTGGAGTCTGCCGGGCGTGTGCGGCGCTCAACCGTTCGCGCCAAACGGCGTCTTCATAAGCCGGCAGATTGCCGGAACGACACAGCTCTTCCGCGGAATCGATCTCTCCGCGCGGATGACGGTGGGCCACAACTCATCGGTCTACGGTTCGTACTCGGTGACCGGTGCGACCCTGCTCGCCGCGCCGCAGCTTGCGTCAAGCGCGAGCACGACTCCGATCGGCGGACAACTCCCAGGCGTTCCGCAACAACGCGCGTCGCTCGCACTCGATACGCTGGCGATTCACAGCGACCTAGATTTCGTTACCGATCTCGAATATGTCGCGGGAGGCAATCCCCAGCACTTGCCCTCGTACGTCACGACAAATCTCGGGCTGGAGAAGCGTTTGGGCAATGGCGCGCTGACGCTCACGATGACGAACGTATTCAACAGTTTCGCCGGCACGTACTCGAGTAATGCAAACGCGGTGTCGGTTGCGCTCTCCAACGGATCCTCGCTCTTGCTTCCGGCGCGTCCGAACGCGCCGCGCAGCTTCCAACTCAGCTATACGATTGGAAGCAAGCCGCCGCAGATCGACCTCGAAGCGCAGGTGGCCGCCGCTGCCGCGCCACCCAAGGAACGCGCGGGTGGCGGCGACGCGCACTTGAAAGAACCGCCGCCGGGCGCGAATACACTCGAGGTCCGTACCGACGATCCGGCCTGCACGAGCGACATGCGTGCCGCGTATGCGACCGCGCTGCACGAGATCGATCTCTACCGGACCGCGCTCGAGCACGGAACAAGCCTTCCGACCTTTACGGATTTAACGCTCGTTCCGCACCGGCAAAGCGATGGCGGCTATTGGCTGGAGATTCAGTACGGCAAGAGCTTTGCGCCGATTCGCAACTTCGTGCAAGCGTGCGCCTATATCACCGTACTCGACTACGACACCGCCGTGGCGCGCAAGCTCGGCATCGCCCCATACTTCACCCAGTCCTATGCGCCGCAGATCGGGATTTACGTGGTCCTGCCCCGAACGCTAAAACGGGGCGGAGGCATTATTGGCTAA
- a CDS encoding DJ-1/PfpI family protein, with protein sequence MKSLKPPPNGPVLAAFVVGHAANIMDIAGAWEVFQDTHIEGRGPGFVTELVSDTMAPIVAGGRMVLQPKYTYDTMPAAPNVIVMGAQAEHTQAKLDWIRKASATADLTMSVCIGAFLLARTGLLDGITATTHHDFYDAFSKEFPKVDVVRGVRYVEHDRIASAGGLTSGIELALRVVERYYGEKTAAQTANFMEYTRSPERPAIA encoded by the coding sequence ATGAAATCGCTGAAGCCCCCGCCGAACGGCCCGGTACTGGCAGCATTCGTTGTTGGACATGCAGCAAATATTATGGATATTGCCGGCGCATGGGAAGTCTTCCAAGACACCCACATCGAGGGGCGCGGACCCGGCTTCGTAACCGAGCTCGTCTCCGACACGATGGCGCCGATTGTGGCGGGTGGCCGCATGGTGCTTCAACCCAAGTACACATACGATACGATGCCCGCTGCGCCGAATGTCATCGTTATGGGCGCGCAAGCCGAACATACGCAGGCTAAGCTCGACTGGATTCGCAAAGCCAGCGCTACCGCCGACCTGACGATGTCGGTTTGCATCGGCGCATTCTTGCTGGCACGCACGGGTCTGCTCGACGGAATCACGGCCACGACGCATCACGATTTCTATGATGCGTTCTCCAAGGAGTTTCCGAAGGTTGATGTCGTTCGCGGCGTGCGTTATGTCGAACACGATCGGATCGCAAGCGCGGGCGGCCTGACCTCCGGCATCGAGCTCGCCCTGCGTGTGGTCGAACGCTACTACGGCGAAAAAACTGCCGCGCAGACCGCAAACTTCATGGAGTACACCCGCTCGCCGGAAAGGCCCGCGATCGCATGA
- the purQ gene encoding phosphoribosylformylglycinamidine synthase I: protein MSARVAVLVFPGTNSESETVRICRDVGLDAESVHWSNAGRLPSYAAYVLPGGFAYEDRIRAGAISAHDPMMDYVIEAAGEGKLVLGICNGAQILLEAGLVPGTAAVRKPTAAFTRNAPSGKFVCKHVHIKLAIDPARCAITAALPNGAVIPAWAAHGEGRLAANAEHLDEITLGSHLAFVYAHADGTVDDRAVPNGSALGCAGLTNKKGNVLAIMPHPERDAWNFNHPDVWRNDRASGDILAPSGGATLLRAFAHAVRAL, encoded by the coding sequence ATGAGCGCGCGCGTTGCCGTGCTCGTATTCCCCGGCACGAATAGCGAAAGCGAAACAGTTCGCATTTGCCGCGACGTTGGCTTGGATGCAGAAAGCGTGCACTGGAGTAACGCCGGCCGCCTGCCGAGCTACGCCGCATACGTCTTGCCCGGCGGATTTGCGTACGAAGATCGCATTCGCGCCGGCGCGATCTCCGCGCACGATCCGATGATGGATTACGTGATAGAGGCAGCGGGTGAAGGCAAACTCGTGCTCGGTATTTGCAACGGTGCGCAAATTTTGTTGGAGGCCGGGCTCGTGCCGGGAACGGCCGCCGTCCGCAAACCGACTGCCGCGTTTACGCGCAACGCGCCGAGCGGCAAGTTCGTTTGCAAGCACGTGCACATAAAACTGGCGATAGATCCGGCGCGCTGCGCCATTACCGCCGCACTCCCAAACGGCGCCGTGATTCCGGCGTGGGCCGCGCACGGAGAAGGCCGCCTCGCGGCGAATGCGGAGCACTTGGATGAAATAACCTTAGGGAGTCATCTTGCTTTTGTGTACGCGCACGCGGACGGAACCGTTGACGACCGCGCCGTGCCGAACGGCTCCGCGCTCGGCTGCGCAGGCTTAACGAACAAGAAGGGCAACGTTCTCGCCATCATGCCGCACCCCGAGCGCGACGCTTGGAACTTCAACCATCCCGACGTGTGGCGCAACGATCGTGCGTCGGGCGACATTCTCGCTCCGTCAGGTGGAGCAACTTTGCTGCGAGCATTTGCTCACGCCGTGCGCGCGTTATGA
- a CDS encoding ATP-binding protein, whose product MAKRVFLAQFFLFAVLFFITGMTIGLVTAAQLERQSRAAAAFITEHRTQLAERRLPTRFVIAGEAPVRWIVLTGSWLVVLPLSLLAAALTYWVFRRALRDESFELARSHDLAARQFLTDAGHELRTPLTVLSGYTEVLDRSGPLDREVSSKLVTTMREQVALMARMIDRLLLMARLDRPLQKAAAPVNVSEIAARLVRAFEPLAGNRLVAQIEADCHARVDENELYEAISNIVDNALKYAPQSAVDLRVSRNDGRIEIVVRDGGPGMDKADLARAFDRFFRGGARTDIGGSGIGLSIAKAIVERYHGTLALASEPGTGTVVTISLPSAA is encoded by the coding sequence TTGGCTAAACGCGTTTTTCTGGCTCAGTTCTTTCTTTTTGCGGTCCTATTTTTCATTACCGGCATGACCATCGGGCTGGTGACGGCGGCGCAGCTCGAGCGCCAGTCGCGTGCGGCCGCCGCGTTCATCACGGAGCACCGGACCCAACTGGCCGAAAGGCGCTTGCCCACGCGCTTCGTGATTGCGGGTGAGGCGCCGGTGCGCTGGATCGTTCTTACGGGAAGCTGGCTGGTGGTGTTGCCGCTCTCGCTGCTCGCTGCGGCGCTAACGTATTGGGTGTTTCGCCGCGCGCTGCGCGACGAGTCGTTCGAGCTGGCGCGTTCACACGATCTCGCCGCGCGTCAATTTCTGACCGATGCCGGGCACGAATTGCGTACACCTTTGACCGTGCTGAGCGGCTACACGGAAGTGCTCGACAGAAGCGGCCCGCTCGACCGGGAGGTCAGCTCGAAACTCGTCACAACGATGCGAGAGCAAGTGGCCTTGATGGCGCGCATGATCGACCGGCTGTTACTGATGGCGCGCCTCGATCGTCCGTTGCAGAAGGCCGCCGCGCCGGTCAACGTCTCGGAGATTGCGGCGCGACTCGTCCGGGCCTTTGAGCCGCTGGCCGGCAACCGGCTTGTAGCGCAGATCGAAGCCGATTGTCACGCGCGCGTTGATGAGAACGAATTGTACGAAGCGATCAGTAACATCGTTGACAACGCGTTGAAGTATGCGCCGCAATCGGCGGTCGATCTGCGCGTGAGCCGAAACGATGGCCGCATCGAGATCGTCGTGCGCGACGGCGGCCCGGGTATGGACAAGGCGGACTTGGCGCGTGCTTTCGACCGGTTCTTTCGGGGCGGCGCACGCACCGATATCGGCGGCTCCGGAATCGGGCTTTCGATCGCAAAAGCAATTGTCGAGCGCTATCATGGGACGCTGGCGCTCGCGAGCGAGCCGGGCACGGGTACGGTCGTGACGATCTCGCTGCCGAGCGCCGCGTGA
- a CDS encoding response regulator transcription factor, which produces MILAVDDHAEILDVLKTGLSPSEFELITARSGSEALRLLEREPDCIILDIMMPAIDGIEVLKRIRERSDVPVLFLTAKNALDDRVAGLRLGADDYIVKPFSIVELTARIRAALRRPRVLTTTPLVYEDLSLNPEDRTVRRAQRQIELTQREFDLLHVLVRSPNCIFSRSQLLSLIWHDEKMLNPNNVDVYISYLRQKIDAGHDVKLIRTVRSTGFTLSSSTLSS; this is translated from the coding sequence ATGATCCTGGCGGTGGACGATCACGCCGAAATCTTGGACGTGCTGAAGACAGGATTGTCCCCAAGCGAGTTCGAGCTGATTACTGCACGCAGTGGCAGCGAGGCGTTGCGCTTGCTGGAACGCGAGCCCGATTGCATCATCCTCGACATCATGATGCCCGCAATCGACGGTATTGAGGTGCTCAAGCGTATTCGCGAGCGGAGCGATGTACCGGTTTTATTTTTGACGGCCAAGAATGCGCTCGACGATCGCGTGGCAGGCCTGCGATTGGGCGCAGACGATTACATCGTCAAACCATTTTCCATCGTTGAGCTGACCGCGCGCATCCGTGCCGCGCTGCGCCGCCCGCGGGTCCTGACGACGACGCCGCTGGTTTACGAAGATCTCTCGCTGAACCCCGAGGACCGCACGGTAAGGCGCGCGCAGCGGCAGATCGAGCTCACGCAGCGCGAGTTCGACTTGCTGCATGTCTTGGTGCGCAGCCCGAACTGCATTTTTAGCCGTAGCCAGCTACTTTCGCTCATCTGGCACGACGAGAAAATGCTGAATCCGAACAATGTCGACGTCTATATTTCGTACCTGCGCCAAAAGATCGACGCCGGCCACGACGTGAAGCTCATTCGCACGGTGCGCTCCACGGGCTTCACACTGTCCTCCTCCACATTGTCATCCTGA
- a CDS encoding fimbria/pilus periplasmic chaperone, whose amino-acid sequence MKLVALFCAIVVCTGVASAATFGTKPGNLEIDPTHPIAQVSFSSLNALTVNFDVTVQRWTQVQGSDVFAPVPDSLVVPPIFSIQPYESKPIRVTFRTPQTPGDVEASYMVIFTEIVPPTATAKARVVQVPLFVPPHAPSGEPTYKLRRISATQAELIVSNPSNAHVYIGKLTITSSGETVYDGTPSRYILAGGSAVLPLKITSAITGSEAELNIENETGESRTVQAAVTQ is encoded by the coding sequence ATGAAGCTCGTCGCGCTGTTCTGTGCGATCGTGGTATGTACCGGCGTGGCTTCGGCCGCGACCTTCGGCACCAAGCCGGGCAATCTCGAAATCGATCCGACGCATCCGATAGCGCAGGTTTCGTTTTCGAGCCTCAACGCGCTTACGGTAAACTTTGACGTAACCGTTCAACGTTGGACGCAAGTGCAGGGCAGCGACGTGTTTGCACCGGTTCCGGACTCGCTCGTCGTCCCGCCGATTTTTTCGATCCAGCCGTACGAGAGCAAACCTATCCGCGTCACGTTCCGTACACCGCAAACGCCGGGCGACGTCGAGGCGAGTTACATGGTCATCTTTACCGAGATCGTTCCGCCAACGGCGACGGCGAAAGCGCGCGTCGTGCAAGTGCCGCTCTTCGTTCCGCCGCATGCTCCTTCGGGCGAACCGACCTATAAACTCCGGCGCATCTCCGCCACGCAAGCCGAACTGATTGTCTCCAATCCGAGCAACGCGCACGTGTACATCGGAAAACTCACAATCACGTCGTCCGGAGAAACGGTGTATGACGGCACACCGTCGCGCTACATTCTGGCGGGTGGTTCGGCGGTTTTACCGTTGAAAATAACGTCGGCTATCACCGGCTCCGAAGCCGAGCTGAATATCGAAAACGAAACGGGCGAGAGCCGGACGGTACAGGCAGCCGTTACGCAATGA
- a CDS encoding fimbria/pilus outer membrane usher protein: MIRRAAIVCTFVLLTSQAALAQDVTGTDFSDQVHLQHCRVLIDGVEVAADAEVYMRDEDDSLYVSADQLDAWRLKHPPKPSFVRDGAFYYGLQTDLNLATSYDRELDELNIVARRTSFVGQPAATGPPVTSPGRGSFLNYSLMRQNGTYDFNAALFGGVVTTRYVSTAENGLEFHRARTRWVHLDPVHHTLLGIGEGTSGDNWLATSVPFAGIHFGSDFSSDPNYVGHEPLVVVGVAASPSLLEVFIDNILLIRRDVQQGPFTVRDLPQSAAYSDVVMVLTDANGKKDVQVARPVVDPDFFGKGKSAYAFNAGIGQENVGLRNTYYRHAVFGGKFDFGITNDLTAEVYAESINGENFIDAGADIRLGPDHTLEFRAGGGNKRRSGQVRYNLRRGHFQFNEIFGYNSLRTDPIEGEDFGVVTNISEATELSIELSRKWTLAFRLDRNRDSEGSNSSLLTSKLRYRISTFTFEISPFYDFVTHRTYGNMSVNFAVGIGRRAGMRSSVTNRGDTTAAIDYAKQNVEPGDPLSYQAQWSANKSQDRRFSMTEELPWASTNFTFQQQNGRKIYEPQVSGALAFLGGRIYALRTVSSSDSFGMVHVAGLPHAHVTVNDEAAGLTDARGDLLLKRLASFRDNAIAVSAEDVPLSLNVPDPKHVTPASSSPVAVRIPIAVVGSFTFHVVDDKGAPLPAGSVLVGDQGKYIVGYAGRVYVAGVGAGVQRFSSTAGGVPCTAQLNVPSNLGTVPDLGQAVCAHLSS; this comes from the coding sequence ATGATTCGCCGGGCGGCGATCGTGTGCACGTTCGTGCTGCTGACCTCGCAAGCCGCACTCGCGCAAGACGTCACCGGCACCGATTTCAGTGACCAAGTGCACTTACAGCATTGTCGCGTGCTGATAGACGGCGTTGAAGTCGCGGCCGATGCGGAGGTGTACATGCGCGACGAGGACGACAGCCTCTACGTTTCGGCCGACCAATTAGATGCGTGGCGCTTAAAGCACCCGCCAAAGCCATCATTTGTGCGCGACGGAGCTTTCTATTATGGGTTGCAGACCGATCTAAACCTGGCAACGTCTTACGACCGAGAGCTAGACGAATTGAATATCGTTGCGCGCCGCACCTCATTTGTGGGGCAGCCCGCCGCGACCGGTCCTCCCGTCACCTCACCGGGGCGGGGTTCGTTCCTGAACTATTCGTTAATGCGCCAAAACGGCACGTACGATTTTAACGCGGCGCTGTTCGGCGGCGTCGTTACCACACGCTACGTCAGCACCGCCGAGAACGGTTTGGAGTTTCATCGCGCGCGGACGAGATGGGTTCATTTGGATCCGGTGCATCACACGCTGTTGGGCATCGGCGAAGGCACAAGCGGTGATAACTGGCTGGCGACCAGCGTTCCGTTCGCGGGTATTCACTTCGGCAGCGATTTCTCGTCGGACCCAAACTACGTCGGTCACGAGCCACTGGTTGTCGTCGGCGTTGCGGCGAGTCCGTCGCTGCTGGAAGTCTTCATCGACAACATATTGCTGATTCGCCGCGACGTGCAGCAGGGGCCGTTCACCGTACGCGATCTGCCGCAATCGGCGGCCTATTCGGACGTGGTCATGGTGCTCACGGACGCGAACGGCAAAAAAGACGTCCAAGTTGCGCGGCCGGTTGTCGATCCGGATTTTTTCGGGAAAGGCAAGTCCGCATATGCTTTTAACGCCGGCATCGGCCAAGAGAATGTCGGTTTACGCAACACGTACTATCGCCATGCGGTGTTTGGCGGCAAGTTCGATTTCGGCATTACGAACGACCTCACGGCGGAGGTGTACGCCGAATCGATCAACGGCGAGAATTTTATCGACGCGGGAGCCGACATCCGGCTGGGCCCGGACCACACGCTTGAGTTTCGAGCCGGCGGCGGAAACAAGCGGCGCTCGGGACAGGTGCGGTACAATTTGCGCCGCGGACATTTCCAGTTTAACGAGATCTTCGGGTATAACTCGCTCCGTACGGATCCCATCGAAGGCGAAGACTTCGGTGTCGTCACCAACATTTCGGAAGCTACCGAGCTTTCCATCGAGTTGAGCCGCAAATGGACGCTGGCGTTCCGCCTGGATCGCAATCGCGATAGCGAAGGTTCGAATTCCTCGCTCCTAACGAGTAAACTCCGGTACCGCATCAGTACGTTTACCTTTGAAATCAGCCCATTCTACGATTTCGTCACACACCGCACGTATGGAAACATGTCCGTCAACTTCGCCGTTGGGATTGGCAGGCGGGCGGGTATGCGCTCGTCGGTCACCAACAGGGGCGATACGACTGCGGCGATCGATTATGCCAAACAGAATGTCGAGCCGGGCGATCCGCTCTCGTACCAGGCGCAATGGTCGGCAAACAAGTCTCAAGATCGCCGGTTTTCCATGACCGAAGAACTTCCGTGGGCTTCGACCAACTTCACGTTCCAGCAGCAGAACGGCCGCAAGATCTACGAACCCCAGGTTTCGGGTGCGCTGGCGTTTCTCGGCGGCCGCATTTATGCGCTGCGCACGGTGAGCTCCAGCGATTCCTTCGGCATGGTCCACGTCGCAGGTCTGCCGCACGCGCACGTTACGGTGAACGACGAGGCGGCCGGGCTGACGGACGCGCGAGGCGATCTCCTATTGAAACGCCTCGCCTCGTTTCGCGACAACGCGATCGCCGTTTCGGCGGAAGATGTTCCGTTGAGTTTGAATGTGCCGGATCCCAAGCACGTGACGCCGGCCAGCTCATCGCCGGTCGCGGTGCGGATTCCGATTGCCGTCGTCGGCAGTTTTACGTTTCATGTCGTCGATGACAAAGGTGCGCCGTTGCCTGCGGGCAGCGTACTTGTGGGCGACCAGGGCAAGTACATCGTCGGATATGCGGGGCGCGTTTACGTGGCGGGGGTCGGCGCCGGAGTTCAGCGTTTCAGCAGTACCGCCGGCGGTGTGCCGTGCACGGCGCAGCTCAACGTGCCGTCAAATCTCGGCACAGTTCCCGATTTAGGACAGGCCGTCTGCGCTCACTTGTCATCCTGA